A window of Actinomadura rubteroloni contains these coding sequences:
- a CDS encoding DUF5954 family protein → MTYIAGGDGAALDGDLPPTLDEVVRSPRAAERMGQLNYPKVIWSGVNYVIAELVDGVWLLDDPVCDYPQEARDAMGFHFRALALRRSTPAAAREEYWETSALLERERPNELTVAGRRFRVVRVDRFSRVGPLGPESPRATDPDDVPDERPADMHAHFCRHPLPEPVTPGSAELLGERWEHIPRAGRASADVIRDARRALGSHPLIVRLAPRFIVLNNMDGFWSTCRGYVTCPRAARATLADILRAMTEEDDEDLSEDDRSAILRTAEALGIAPIHEVVLRGEIRYRIVRVEHIVRMNDDGPEPSRPSDHDPEEPLTGETAELRTWPLRDE, encoded by the coding sequence ATGACGTACATCGCGGGCGGTGACGGCGCGGCTCTGGACGGTGATCTTCCGCCGACCCTCGACGAGGTGGTGCGGTCGCCGCGTGCGGCCGAGCGGATGGGGCAGCTCAACTATCCGAAGGTCATCTGGTCCGGCGTGAACTACGTGATCGCCGAGCTGGTCGACGGCGTGTGGCTGCTGGACGACCCGGTGTGCGACTACCCGCAGGAGGCGCGGGACGCGATGGGCTTCCACTTCCGCGCCCTCGCCCTGCGGCGCTCGACGCCGGCGGCGGCCCGCGAGGAGTACTGGGAGACGTCGGCGCTGCTGGAGCGCGAGCGGCCCAACGAGCTGACGGTGGCGGGACGGCGGTTCCGCGTCGTGCGCGTCGACCGGTTCTCGCGCGTGGGGCCGCTCGGGCCCGAGTCGCCGCGGGCGACCGATCCCGACGACGTCCCCGACGAGCGGCCCGCCGACATGCACGCCCACTTCTGCCGCCACCCGCTGCCCGAACCGGTGACGCCGGGCTCCGCCGAGCTGCTCGGCGAGCGGTGGGAGCACATCCCGCGGGCCGGCCGGGCGTCCGCCGACGTCATCCGGGACGCGCGCCGGGCGCTGGGCTCGCACCCGCTGATCGTCCGGCTGGCGCCCCGCTTCATCGTCCTCAACAACATGGACGGCTTCTGGAGCACCTGCCGCGGCTACGTGACCTGCCCGCGCGCGGCCCGCGCGACCCTCGCCGACATCCTCCGCGCGATGACCGAGGAGGACGACGAGGACCTGTCCGAGGACGACCGCTCCGCGATCCTGCGCACGGCCGAGGCGCTGGGCATCGCGCCGATTCACGAGGTCGTCCTGCGCGGCGAGATCCGGTACCGGATCGTCCGGGTGGAGCACATCGTGCGGATGAACGACGACGGTCCCGAGCCGTCGCGCCCGTCCGACCACGACCCCGAGGAGCCGCTGACGGGCGAGACGGCCGAACTGCGCACGTGGCCGCTGCGGGACGAGTGA
- a CDS encoding type II toxin-antitoxin system RelE/ParE family toxin, with product MNWGEVELEPEVDEWLDTLGQADAETVAFYIDLLAADGVLLGEPYTRQLRGKLRELRLHLDRQAVRITYWIAPGRRIILLTVFGKRRMREVAEVERAWRAMRRCIAEKHTADEE from the coding sequence ATGAACTGGGGAGAGGTAGAGCTGGAGCCGGAGGTGGACGAGTGGCTGGACACCCTCGGGCAGGCGGACGCGGAGACGGTCGCCTTCTACATCGACCTCCTGGCGGCCGACGGGGTGCTCCTCGGCGAGCCTTATACGCGACAGCTCAGGGGAAAGCTGCGCGAGCTTCGTCTCCACCTGGACCGTCAGGCGGTTCGCATCACCTACTGGATCGCGCCGGGTAGGAGAATCATCCTGCTGACCGTGTTCGGCAAGCGGAGGATGCGCGAGGTCGCCGAGGTCGAGCGGGCATGGCGTGCCATGCGGCGATGCATCGCTGAGAAGCACACTGCGGACGAGGAGTGA
- a CDS encoding phosphocholine-specific phospholipase C, with translation MAELTRRGFLGTLATGSAAVGLNALPAGMREAFAQAPSGGTLDDVKHVVVFMQENRSFDHYFGALNGVRGFGDRSRVRFPNGSDVFAQTRSGPSGGAVLRPWHLDTATTDAQRVSDLDHSWSGGHSAWNGGRYNNWIPAKTALTMGYYTRADIPFQYALADAFTVCDGYFCSVMGPTNPNRLYQWTGMIDPGGTAGGPVTDNSEKGYSWTTYPERLDAAGVSWRVYQQQDNYDDNPLAWFKQYKTAAQSSSLWVNGMARRSADAFAADVAAGTLPAVSWIIAPTAESEHPAYPPAYGANFTAQRVLNALAAHPDVWAKTVVLLNFDENDGFFDHVVPPTPPSGTAGEFVSGAPIGLGARVPMLVMSPWSRGGRVCSEVFDHTSVLRFLENWTGVREPNISAWRRTVCGDLMSAFDFTTATTTFPSLPDTAALVAKADQQDALPNASAPSGNTTQPGQESGARTQLPLGYRFAVTSWTDTATGRVWMQIANGGALGAGFTAYTVNHRAYQAWQYTAAAGATIKDYFSAQTYGGGPYDVDWHGPDGFLRGFKGDVRTWSDAAKAHPEASVVDVPATRALTLTLSNQGGAATTFTVSTNAYGGGTTQQVSVAAGTTRTLTLTTASGRYDYTVTATVGDGFERRFAGTVHPS, from the coding sequence ATGGCAGAACTGACCCGGCGGGGATTCCTCGGCACGCTCGCGACGGGAAGCGCGGCGGTGGGCCTCAACGCGCTCCCCGCAGGAATGCGCGAAGCGTTCGCCCAAGCGCCTTCTGGCGGCACGCTGGACGACGTCAAGCACGTCGTCGTCTTCATGCAGGAGAACCGTTCTTTCGACCATTACTTCGGCGCCCTGAACGGCGTGCGCGGATTCGGCGACCGTTCCCGCGTCCGTTTCCCGAACGGCTCGGACGTCTTCGCGCAGACGCGCTCGGGCCCGTCCGGCGGGGCCGTCCTGCGCCCCTGGCACCTCGACACCGCGACGACCGACGCCCAGCGCGTCTCCGACCTCGACCATTCCTGGAGCGGCGGCCACAGCGCGTGGAACGGCGGACGGTACAACAACTGGATCCCCGCCAAGACCGCCCTCACCATGGGCTACTACACCCGCGCCGACATTCCCTTCCAATACGCGCTCGCCGACGCCTTCACCGTATGTGACGGCTATTTCTGCTCGGTGATGGGCCCGACCAACCCCAACCGCCTCTACCAGTGGACGGGCATGATCGACCCCGGCGGCACGGCGGGCGGCCCGGTCACCGACAACTCCGAGAAGGGCTATTCCTGGACGACCTATCCCGAACGCCTGGACGCGGCGGGCGTCTCCTGGCGCGTCTACCAGCAGCAGGACAACTACGACGACAATCCGCTCGCGTGGTTCAAGCAGTACAAGACGGCCGCGCAGTCGTCGTCGCTCTGGGTCAACGGGATGGCCCGGCGGAGCGCGGACGCGTTCGCCGCCGACGTCGCGGCCGGGACGCTGCCCGCCGTGAGCTGGATCATCGCGCCGACCGCAGAGTCCGAGCACCCGGCCTATCCGCCCGCGTACGGCGCGAACTTCACGGCGCAGCGCGTCCTGAACGCCCTCGCCGCGCACCCGGACGTGTGGGCGAAGACGGTCGTGCTCCTCAACTTCGACGAGAACGACGGCTTCTTCGACCACGTCGTCCCGCCGACCCCGCCGTCCGGCACGGCCGGCGAGTTCGTGAGCGGAGCGCCCATCGGGCTCGGCGCGCGCGTCCCGATGCTGGTCATGTCGCCGTGGAGCCGGGGCGGACGGGTGTGCTCGGAGGTGTTCGACCACACGTCCGTCCTGCGGTTCCTGGAGAACTGGACGGGCGTCCGCGAGCCGAACATCTCCGCCTGGCGCCGCACGGTCTGCGGCGACCTGATGAGCGCGTTCGACTTCACGACCGCGACGACGACGTTCCCGTCCCTGCCCGACACGGCCGCGCTCGTCGCCAAAGCAGACCAGCAGGACGCGCTGCCGAACGCGTCCGCGCCGAGCGGCAACACGACGCAGCCGGGCCAGGAGAGCGGCGCCCGGACGCAACTGCCGCTGGGCTACCGCTTCGCCGTCACGTCCTGGACGGACACCGCCACCGGACGCGTCTGGATGCAGATCGCCAACGGCGGCGCGCTCGGCGCCGGATTCACCGCCTACACCGTCAACCACCGCGCCTACCAGGCATGGCAGTACACGGCGGCGGCGGGCGCGACGATCAAGGACTACTTCAGCGCCCAGACCTACGGCGGCGGCCCCTACGACGTCGACTGGCACGGCCCGGACGGGTTCCTGCGCGGCTTCAAGGGCGACGTCCGCACCTGGTCCGACGCCGCGAAGGCCCACCCGGAGGCGTCCGTCGTGGACGTCCCGGCCACCCGCGCGCTCACCCTGACCCTCAGCAACCAGGGCGGCGCGGCCACGACCTTCACCGTGAGCACGAACGCGTACGGCGGCGGAACGACGCAGCAGGTATCAGTCGCCGCCGGAACCACCCGCACGCTGACGCTGACGACCGCGTCCGGCCGCTACGACTACACGGTCACCGCAACGGTCGGCGACGGCTTCGAACGCCGCTTCGCCGGAACCGTCCACCCGTCCTGA
- a CDS encoding acyl-CoA dehydrogenase family protein produces the protein MGDGMDQRVRAATASPPPVPGSGGTFRRWTVLAALAEEDLSLARLCEGHFDALAILDELDGPRPRPGEIWGVWAAKPDALTLDDGRVSGVKPYCSGAALCTNALVTVGADLYAVAPGTPVPGTWPATGMALSDSRDVRFDGVPARYVGPYVDRPGFHHGGAGVAAVWYGGARGVARRLVGASDPHARAHLGAVDVALHGALAVLREAAGEIDADPHDRKGTAATRALRVRAHVAAVAAEVLDRAGRALGAGPLSHDAAHGRRVADLAVYLRQHHAERDLAALGARVDGRDW, from the coding sequence ATGGGGGACGGGATGGACCAGCGGGTGCGGGCGGCCACGGCCTCGCCGCCGCCGGTGCCGGGGAGCGGCGGCACGTTCCGGCGCTGGACGGTGCTCGCCGCGCTCGCCGAGGAGGACCTGTCGCTCGCGCGGCTGTGCGAGGGGCACTTCGACGCGCTCGCGATCCTGGACGAACTGGACGGCCCCCGCCCGCGTCCCGGCGAGATCTGGGGCGTCTGGGCGGCCAAGCCCGACGCGCTGACGCTGGACGACGGCCGGGTCAGCGGCGTCAAGCCGTACTGCTCCGGGGCGGCGCTCTGCACGAACGCCCTGGTGACGGTCGGCGCGGACCTGTACGCGGTGGCGCCCGGCACGCCCGTCCCCGGCACGTGGCCCGCCACCGGGATGGCCCTGAGCGACAGCCGGGACGTGCGGTTCGACGGCGTCCCGGCCCGGTACGTCGGCCCGTACGTGGACCGGCCGGGCTTCCACCACGGCGGCGCGGGCGTCGCGGCCGTCTGGTACGGCGGCGCGCGGGGCGTGGCGCGGCGGCTCGTCGGCGCGTCCGACCCGCACGCCCGCGCCCATCTCGGCGCGGTGGACGTCGCGCTGCACGGCGCGCTCGCCGTCCTGCGGGAGGCCGCCGGGGAGATCGACGCCGACCCGCACGACCGCAAGGGCACGGCGGCGACGCGGGCGCTGCGGGTGCGCGCCCATGTCGCGGCCGTCGCCGCCGAGGTCCTGGACCGCGCCGGCCGGGCGCTCGGCGCCGGGCCGCTCTCGCACGACGCGGCGCACGGCCGCCGCGTCGCCGACCTGGCCGTCTACCTGCGGCAGCACCACGCCGAACGGGACCTCGCCGCGCTCGGCGCCCGCGTCGACGGGCGGGACTGGTGA
- a CDS encoding PPOX class F420-dependent oxidoreductase, whose amino-acid sequence MTDTPFDPRALLAASRLGVLATIKSDGRPQLSPVLPFYEPESGVLYVSMTEGRAKTANLRRDPRATLEVTSPDGGSWATAEGVATLIGPGTDPRGPEVEALVDYYRRAAGEHPDWDEYRAVMVADRRVLLRMPVDHVYGAKIR is encoded by the coding sequence ATGACCGACACGCCGTTCGATCCGCGCGCGCTGCTGGCCGCGAGCCGGCTCGGGGTCCTCGCGACGATCAAGTCCGACGGACGCCCGCAGCTCTCGCCCGTCCTGCCCTTCTATGAGCCCGAGTCCGGGGTGCTGTACGTCTCGATGACCGAGGGACGCGCCAAGACCGCCAACCTGCGCCGCGACCCGCGCGCCACGCTGGAGGTCACGAGCCCCGACGGCGGGTCGTGGGCCACCGCCGAGGGCGTCGCGACGCTCATCGGGCCGGGTACCGATCCGCGGGGTCCGGAAGTGGAGGCGCTGGTGGACTACTACCGGCGCGCCGCGGGGGAGCATCCGGACTGGGACGAGTACCGGGCCGTCATGGTGGCGGACCGTCGCGTCCTGCTGCGGATGCCCGTCGACCACGTGTACGGCGCCAAGATCCGCTGA
- a CDS encoding LysR family transcriptional regulator has product MLDLERLRALHSVATYGSVSAAADVLHVTTSAVSQQLAKLERETGQKLLERNGRGVRLTDAAELLVEHAEHILSLVERAQADLEAHRGAVVGRLTLGAFATAVRGLVPETLGRLGKDHPDLRVQVRELDPMQSMPLVARGDLDMAVVQDWNNEPLPVPEGLQKAQIFDDVADVALPGDHPLANRATVALQDLVADPWISSSADSICCDWLIHTLRSLGAEPNIAHMAYEIPSQLVLVGAGLGNAILPRLGRVTVPCEVAIAETRPQLTRHVYAVWREEAARRPAIRAALTALRAAAVPAR; this is encoded by the coding sequence ATGTTGGATCTGGAACGGTTGCGCGCCCTGCATTCGGTGGCGACCTACGGGTCGGTGAGCGCGGCGGCCGACGTCCTGCACGTCACGACGTCGGCGGTGTCGCAGCAGCTCGCCAAGCTGGAGCGCGAGACCGGGCAGAAGCTGCTGGAGCGCAACGGGCGCGGGGTGCGGCTGACCGACGCCGCCGAACTGCTCGTCGAGCACGCCGAGCACATCCTGTCCCTGGTGGAGCGCGCCCAGGCCGACCTGGAGGCGCACCGGGGCGCGGTCGTCGGACGGCTGACGCTCGGGGCGTTCGCGACGGCCGTCCGGGGCCTGGTCCCCGAGACGCTCGGCCGCCTCGGCAAGGACCACCCGGACCTGCGCGTCCAGGTGCGGGAACTCGACCCGATGCAGAGCATGCCGCTGGTGGCGCGCGGCGACCTGGACATGGCGGTCGTCCAGGACTGGAACAACGAGCCGCTGCCGGTCCCCGAGGGCCTCCAGAAGGCGCAGATCTTCGACGACGTCGCCGACGTCGCGCTACCCGGCGACCACCCGCTGGCCAACCGCGCGACGGTCGCGCTGCAGGACCTCGTCGCGGACCCGTGGATCAGCTCGTCCGCCGACAGCATCTGCTGCGATTGGCTCATCCACACCTTGCGCTCGCTCGGCGCCGAACCGAACATCGCGCACATGGCCTACGAGATCCCGAGCCAGCTCGTCCTGGTCGGCGCGGGGCTCGGGAACGCGATCCTGCCGCGCCTCGGCCGGGTGACCGTGCCGTGCGAGGTCGCGATCGCCGAGACCCGTCCGCAGCTCACCCGGCACGTCTACGCGGTCTGGCGCGAGGAGGCCGCCCGCCGTCCCGCCATCCGCGCCGCCCTCACCGCGCTGCGCGCCGCCGCCGTCCCCGCCAGGTGA
- a CDS encoding DUF5954 family protein, with product MVLITDSDDLALGGDLPSWRAAEERARRTYPSVRWFHVTYGVAEQTGGGWLINPAAHVYPQEARDAMGFGFRVQALRRSTPAPHREAYWEASALLERERRNEVTVVGRRFRTVRVDRFVRSGAVGLEPPRPTDPDDVPEPDGDLSRTPIPRAWLPGSNELFGERWEIVPAGAHVPADITRDARRALRTHPLVARLAPRFVIVKAVGPLWKPNSPYFHSPSAARARLARDLAVRTEAERDIRERAKLRAATDALRSGPVREVVVRGDTTYRIARVEYVIRMSDDGPEPPRPSDDDPIEPLTGETAELRTWPLRDD from the coding sequence ATGGTTCTCATCACTGACAGTGACGATCTCGCTCTCGGCGGTGACCTCCCGTCGTGGCGGGCGGCCGAGGAGCGGGCGCGGCGGACCTACCCGAGCGTCCGGTGGTTCCATGTGACGTACGGCGTGGCCGAGCAGACGGGCGGCGGCTGGCTGATCAACCCGGCCGCGCACGTCTACCCGCAGGAGGCCCGGGACGCGATGGGCTTCGGCTTCCGCGTCCAGGCCCTCCGCCGCTCGACGCCCGCGCCGCACCGCGAGGCGTACTGGGAGGCGTCCGCCCTGCTGGAGCGCGAGCGCCGGAACGAGGTGACGGTCGTCGGCCGGCGGTTCCGCACCGTCCGGGTGGACCGCTTCGTCCGCAGCGGCGCCGTCGGCCTGGAGCCTCCGCGCCCGACCGACCCCGACGACGTGCCCGAGCCGGACGGCGACCTGTCCCGCACCCCGATCCCGCGCGCCTGGCTGCCCGGAAGCAACGAACTCTTCGGCGAACGGTGGGAGATCGTCCCGGCCGGGGCCCACGTGCCCGCCGACATCACCCGCGACGCGCGCCGCGCCCTGCGCACCCACCCGCTCGTCGCCCGCCTCGCGCCCCGTTTCGTCATCGTCAAGGCCGTCGGCCCCCTGTGGAAACCCAACTCGCCCTATTTCCACAGCCCGAGCGCCGCCCGCGCCCGCCTGGCCCGCGACCTCGCCGTCCGCACCGAGGCCGAACGCGACATCAGGGAACGTGCCAAACTCCGCGCGGCGACCGACGCCCTCCGCTCGGGCCCCGTCCGCGAAGTCGTCGTGCGCGGCGACACCACCTACCGCATCGCCCGCGTCGAGTACGTGATCCGCATGAGCGACGACGGCCCCGAGCCGCCCCGCCCGTCCGACGACGACCCGATCGAGCCCCTGACCGGCGAGACCGCCGAACTCCGCACCTGGCCCCTGCGAGACGACTGA
- a CDS encoding serine/threonine-protein kinase encodes MIVPWEEYEMSGWRIAGYTELRELGAGAQGRVVLARDDASGHPVAVKYLAADAGADDRERLRHEAQMLARAESPHIARPYRLVESDAGAALVMEAVDGVSLKTLLAEHGALGPEAALSVLKGSLLGLAAAHAVGVVHRDFKPANIVVPADGRSRLVDFGIAVPAGRATGGAGTPAYMAPEQWTRHQATPATDVYAATCVFVECASGARPFGGDLAELRAAHLTAPAPVERVPAPLRPLVATGMAKDPADRPAGTAAFVDELEHAARAAYGDDWEQRGVRALAGASAALAALFPLAAWLAGGGAAGAAGAGAGAAGAGAGAGAAALGKTAAAAGTAKGFMGGIAGIAAATVGTAAVVGAGAVIVVRAGGDDPKPRSVSASPVALVKPVGCRTGESPSEPAGSSTPPATVRLPRHVTLPAGTAVYYTQDKQLVVGPAGARCEKFQGAANSSVNIGPDSMHMVSVFNVASYGSIMDAQCAYFPDSPEAAKARRERPDCGWRPRTSEKLPGTKVRATLTTEPPNGTTPGGPFTSATLATMAGGLPVSLTCAMPYDRRNVCVAAFTHWYAQAATPADADLDTAARQIAAFVARARYA; translated from the coding sequence ATGATCGTCCCCTGGGAGGAGTACGAGATGTCCGGGTGGCGGATCGCCGGGTACACGGAGCTGCGCGAACTGGGCGCGGGAGCGCAGGGACGGGTCGTGCTGGCCAGGGACGACGCGTCCGGCCACCCCGTCGCGGTGAAGTACCTGGCGGCGGACGCCGGTGCCGACGATCGCGAGCGGCTGCGGCACGAGGCGCAGATGCTCGCGCGGGCCGAGAGCCCGCACATTGCGCGGCCGTACCGGCTGGTGGAGAGCGACGCGGGCGCGGCGCTCGTGATGGAGGCGGTCGACGGCGTCTCGCTGAAGACGCTGCTGGCCGAGCACGGCGCGCTCGGGCCCGAGGCGGCGTTGAGCGTGCTCAAAGGATCGCTGCTCGGGCTGGCCGCCGCGCACGCGGTCGGGGTCGTCCACCGGGACTTCAAGCCCGCGAACATCGTCGTCCCGGCGGACGGGCGCAGCCGCCTCGTGGACTTCGGCATCGCGGTGCCCGCCGGTCGCGCGACGGGCGGCGCGGGGACGCCCGCCTACATGGCGCCCGAGCAGTGGACGCGCCACCAGGCGACGCCCGCGACCGACGTCTACGCCGCGACCTGCGTGTTCGTGGAGTGCGCGTCGGGGGCGCGGCCTTTCGGGGGCGACCTGGCCGAACTGCGCGCCGCGCATCTGACCGCGCCGGCGCCGGTGGAGCGGGTGCCCGCGCCGCTGCGTCCGCTCGTCGCGACGGGCATGGCCAAGGACCCGGCGGACCGTCCGGCGGGCACCGCCGCTTTCGTCGACGAGTTGGAACACGCCGCCCGCGCCGCGTACGGGGACGACTGGGAGCAGCGCGGCGTCCGGGCGCTCGCGGGCGCTTCGGCGGCGTTGGCCGCGCTGTTCCCGCTGGCCGCCTGGCTGGCGGGCGGCGGAGCGGCGGGCGCGGCGGGCGCCGGGGCGGGCGCGGCCGGTGCGGGGGCCGGGGCCGGCGCTGCGGCGCTCGGCAAGACGGCCGCCGCGGCGGGCACCGCGAAGGGGTTCATGGGCGGCATCGCGGGGATCGCCGCCGCGACGGTCGGCACGGCGGCGGTGGTCGGAGCGGGAGCCGTCATTGTCGTGCGCGCGGGCGGAGACGATCCGAAACCACGTTCCGTTTCGGCGTCGCCGGTAGCGCTGGTCAAGCCGGTCGGGTGCCGGACGGGCGAGAGCCCATCCGAGCCGGCGGGCTCGTCCACCCCGCCCGCGACCGTGCGGCTGCCGCGCCACGTCACGCTTCCGGCGGGTACCGCCGTCTACTACACGCAGGACAAGCAGCTCGTCGTCGGTCCGGCGGGCGCGCGGTGCGAGAAGTTCCAGGGCGCCGCGAACAGCTCGGTGAACATCGGACCGGACAGCATGCACATGGTGTCGGTCTTCAACGTCGCGTCCTACGGCTCCATCATGGACGCCCAGTGCGCCTACTTCCCCGACTCGCCCGAAGCCGCCAAGGCGCGAAGGGAACGACCAGACTGCGGCTGGCGGCCCCGGACGTCCGAGAAGCTGCCCGGGACGAAGGTCCGAGCGACGCTCACCACCGAGCCGCCGAACGGCACCACGCCCGGCGGCCCGTTCACGTCCGCGACGCTCGCGACGATGGCCGGCGGCCTGCCCGTCTCGCTGACCTGCGCGATGCCCTACGACCGCCGGAACGTCTGCGTCGCCGCCTTCACCCACTGGTACGCACAGGCCGCGACCCCGGCCGACGCCGACCTGGACACCGCCGCCCGACAGATCGCCGCATTCGTCGCACGCGCCCGCTACGCCTGA
- a CDS encoding PIG-L deacetylase family protein: MNRIDAPGTAEDEWRAWPGLRDLPVLDLSGVRSAVVVAAHPDDEVLGAGGLLAMLGVPVRLVAVTDGEASHPHLDPGDVAARRREESAAALRRLGGDWEVVRLGLPDAGVRDGDLAPRLAGLLDGFDLCLAPWEHDAHPDHEAAGRAALATGRRVLRFPVWTWHWARPGDPRVPWDRAWRVPLPPAAVAAKRAAIGCFASQLGTILPPGVVEHFTRDDEVLFR, translated from the coding sequence GTGAACCGCATCGACGCGCCCGGCACGGCGGAGGACGAGTGGCGCGCGTGGCCGGGACTGCGCGACCTGCCCGTCCTGGACCTGTCCGGCGTGCGCTCGGCGGTCGTCGTCGCGGCCCATCCCGACGACGAGGTGCTCGGCGCGGGCGGGCTGCTGGCGATGCTCGGCGTCCCGGTGCGGCTCGTCGCCGTGACGGACGGCGAGGCGTCCCACCCCCACCTGGACCCCGGCGACGTCGCGGCGCGGCGGCGGGAGGAGAGCGCGGCGGCGCTGCGGCGGCTCGGCGGCGACTGGGAGGTCGTCCGGCTCGGCCTCCCCGACGCGGGCGTCCGCGACGGCGACCTCGCGCCCCGCCTCGCCGGCCTGCTGGACGGCTTCGACCTCTGCCTGGCGCCCTGGGAGCACGACGCGCACCCCGACCACGAGGCGGCCGGACGGGCCGCGCTCGCGACCGGCCGCCGGGTGCTGCGGTTCCCGGTCTGGACGTGGCACTGGGCGCGTCCGGGCGACCCGCGCGTCCCGTGGGACCGGGCGTGGCGCGTGCCGCTGCCGCCCGCCGCCGTCGCCGCCAAGCGCGCCGCCATCGGCTGCTTCGCCAGCCAACTCGGCACGATCCTGCCGCCCGGCGTCGTGGAGCACTTCACGCGCGACGACGAGGTGCTGTTCCGGTGA
- a CDS encoding helix-turn-helix domain-containing protein, with protein sequence MGERRSWTEKRAEIMDRPGAGAAYEAARIRFELGRAVRARREELGLSQSQLGERAGLQQPAVARFEAGGTMPTIPMLERLAEALEMRLNVEFLPLREAS encoded by the coding sequence GTGGGCGAGCGGAGATCCTGGACCGAGAAGCGCGCGGAGATCATGGACCGGCCGGGCGCCGGGGCGGCGTACGAGGCGGCGCGGATCCGGTTCGAGCTGGGCAGGGCCGTGCGGGCGCGGCGCGAGGAGCTGGGCCTCAGCCAGTCGCAGCTCGGGGAGCGCGCCGGACTGCAGCAGCCCGCCGTGGCGCGGTTCGAGGCGGGCGGGACGATGCCCACGATCCCCATGCTGGAGCGGCTCGCCGAAGCGCTGGAGATGCGGCTGAACGTCGAGTTCCTGCCGTTGCGCGAAGCGAGCTGA
- a CDS encoding glycosyltransferase — MIAGVVVPAHDEERRIGACLAALRLTGAPVVVVADACADRTAALARTAGATVVEIAARNVGAARAAGVAELLARGAEWIATTDADTLVPPCWLRAQLRHAAHGYDAVAGPVTVTDWTGHPPWLPALFARRYNAPGLHGANLGFTARAYRAAGGFPPLPTGEDRALVTALEATGHRVLRTGSIGVVTSARHDYRAPDGFGHLLSSLADQGEPAA; from the coding sequence GTGATCGCCGGGGTCGTCGTCCCCGCGCACGACGAGGAACGGCGGATCGGCGCGTGCCTGGCCGCGCTGCGGCTGACCGGCGCACCCGTCGTCGTGGTCGCCGACGCCTGCGCGGACCGGACGGCCGCGCTCGCCCGCACCGCCGGGGCGACCGTCGTGGAGATCGCGGCGCGCAACGTCGGCGCGGCGCGGGCGGCGGGCGTCGCGGAACTGCTCGCCCGGGGCGCCGAATGGATCGCGACGACGGACGCGGACACGCTCGTCCCGCCCTGCTGGCTCCGCGCCCAGCTCCGCCACGCCGCCCACGGCTACGACGCCGTGGCCGGCCCGGTCACCGTGACCGACTGGACAGGCCACCCACCCTGGCTCCCCGCGTTGTTCGCCCGCCGCTACAACGCCCCCGGCCTGCACGGCGCGAACCTCGGCTTCACGGCCCGCGCCTACCGCGCCGCCGGCGGCTTCCCACCCCTCCCGACGGGCGAGGATCGAGCCCTGGTCACCGCCCTCGAAGCCACCGGCCACCGCGTCCTGCGCACCGGCTCGATAGGCGTCGTCACCTCCGCCCGCCACGACTACCGCGCCCCGGACGGCTTCGGCCACCTCCTGTCATCCCTCGCAGACCAGGGCGAACCAGCAGCCTGA
- a CDS encoding class I SAM-dependent DNA methyltransferase codes for MDPAYFDAMYAASRDPWGLASRWYERRKYALTLALLPRPRYASAFEAGCSVGVLTAALAARCDRLLACDLSPAAVAAASARAPGARVERRALPGDWPDGRFDLIVLSEVLYYFGDDDLADVLDRAVASLEPGGTLLAVHWRHRVPEYPKMGDDVHAALAATPLRLLAAHREEDFRAEAFTAGRPVSPAAAEGLV; via the coding sequence ATGGACCCGGCGTACTTCGACGCGATGTACGCGGCGTCGCGGGACCCGTGGGGGCTGGCGTCCCGCTGGTACGAGCGGCGCAAGTACGCCCTCACGCTGGCGCTGCTGCCCCGGCCCCGGTACGCGTCGGCGTTCGAGGCGGGGTGCTCGGTGGGCGTCCTGACGGCGGCGCTCGCGGCCCGCTGCGACCGGCTGCTCGCGTGCGACCTGTCCCCGGCGGCGGTCGCGGCGGCGTCCGCGCGGGCGCCCGGGGCGCGGGTGGAGCGGCGCGCCCTGCCCGGCGACTGGCCGGACGGGCGGTTCGACCTGATCGTCCTGTCCGAGGTCCTGTACTACTTCGGCGACGACGACCTCGCGGACGTCCTGGACCGCGCGGTCGCGTCGCTGGAACCGGGCGGGACGCTGCTGGCCGTCCACTGGCGGCACCGCGTCCCCGAGTACCCGAAGATGGGCGACGACGTCCACGCCGCGCTCGCCGCGACGCCGCTGCGCCTGCTCGCCGCGCACCGCGAGGAGGACTTCCGCGCCGAGGCGTTCACCGCCGGCCGTCCCGTCTCCCCGGCCGCCGCCGAGGGGCTGGTGTGA